The sequence GACCAGACAGTCAGTGATGCAGGAAGCAGCATTCAGGACACTTCCTGTTTAGAAGCACGCACACAGACCCAGAGTGCAGACCGACCGGACGAGACCATCACTGAAGATCTCAACAGTCCTGAGAATGAAGACGACTTTGATGGACTGTTGGACTTCGAGACGAAAGCAGAGTTTGAATCAGGCATCATACATCTAGACCGTCAAGAAGACACGGAACGTGACGTCAGTGTGAGGGAAACACAGTCGTGGTCCTCTGATGATGTCAGTATAAATGCTGAGGAACCCACAGTGGATCCGCACTGCTCGTATACGCCCGCGAAAGCAACCGAAGGCGCTAGACAAACATTGAACAATCTCAACTTTGAGGCCATGAACCAGAACTCAGCCGAACCGCTGAGAACAGACAGAACAGATACAAACTTCATCCAAACGTTGTTCTCACAACCACTGGAAAACGTCGCAGTACCGCAGTGTTTACCATTTCAGAACCACAACTGCAGTAACGCAGCCACACACGCATTCACAATGCCATGTCTCAGTACAGGCCAAGAAATGTCTGCTCACAGGAGAGAGACGATACGAGAGAAATGGTTCATTTGTTCCTTCTGCGGCAAGAGTTTCGATCGATTCAGTCACCTGCAGATGCATCAGCGCATTCACACCGGCGAGAAACCCTTCAGCTGCGCAACCTGCGGCAAGAACTTCTCGCAACAGAGCAACCTGCGCACGCACCAGAAAATCCACCGAAAACCTCAGACGCAGACGAAGGCATGCTGACGAACATCCACAggattgtttaaatatttaagatGTTCACAGACATTTATGCAACAGGAAATAATCATAGTTTTCAGAATAATACAGAGACCATGGAGGACAGGAagggatttattttttatttaaatagttttgGGTTTCATCACAATAGTAGTTCCCTTGCAATAATTTTGCATTCCTAACAATACGTGTCCTTGAAatggtttgcgttccctcacaagtTGTTTGCGTTCCCAAGCAATACTTGGCATTTCTCTGCGATAGTTTGGCGTTCCTTCCCAGTTGTTTTGCGTTCctcctcaatagttttgcgttcctccgcaatagttttgcgttcccctgcgatagttttgcgttcctcctcaatagttttgcgttcccctgcaatagttttgcgttcctcctcaatagttttgcgttcctcctcaatagttttgcgttcctcctcaatagttttgtgttcctcctcaatagttttgtgttcctccgcaatagttttgcgttcctcctcaatagttttgcgttcctcctcaatagttttgcgttcccctgcaatagttttgcgttcccctgcaatagttttgcgttcctcctcaatagttttgtgttcctcctcAATAGTTTTGTGCCTCCTcaatagttttatgctcctcaatagttttatgttcctcctcaatagttttatgctcctcctcaatagttttatgctcctcagcaatagttttatgctccctcaatagttttatgctcccctcaatagttttatgttctcctcaatagttttgtgttcctcctcaatagttttgcgttcccctcaatagttttgcgttccccctcaatagttttgcgttcccctcaatagttttgtgttcctccgcaatagttttgcgttccccctcaatagttttgcgttccccctcaatagttttgcgttccccctcaatagttttgtgttcctccgcaatagttttgcgttccccctcaatagttttgcgttcctccgCATTCCTCCTTGGCATTCCATGCAAAAGTTTGGCGTTCACCCTCAAGAGT comes from Xyrauchen texanus isolate HMW12.3.18 chromosome 9, RBS_HiC_50CHRs, whole genome shotgun sequence and encodes:
- the LOC127649126 gene encoding zinc finger protein 134, giving the protein MSSIALFQTRLKSVMECAVSDIIKLHEDEVLLMRLQITQRDAEIKMLKTKLTSVERILQCVKDREITAVSSGGPYSSEAVQEPVKHLELDLNPDDQTVSDAGSSIQDTSCLEARTQTQSADRPDETITEDLNSPENEDDFDGLLDFETKAEFESGIIHLDRQEDTERDVSVRETQSWSSDDVSINAEEPTVDPHCSYTPAKATEGARQTLNNLNFEAMNQNSAEPLRTDRTDTNFIQTLFSQPLENVAVPQCLPFQNHNCSNAATHAFTMPCLSTGQEMSAHRRETIREKWFICSFCGKSFDRFSHLQMHQRIHTGEKPFSCATCGKNFSQQSNLRTHQKIHRKPQTQTKAC